In Desulfatirhabdium butyrativorans DSM 18734, a genomic segment contains:
- a CDS encoding glycosyltransferase, producing the protein MKSVKSGKNIEFSVIVPAFNSGRTLPLCLEALERQDLDRGRFEIIVVDDGSTDNTSELVQRFDVRYVFQDNRGPASARNAGVDVASGQIVLFTDADCMPCPDWVEEMVRPFSDAGIVAVKGRYRTRQTELVARFVQMEFEDRYDMLQRYEAIDMIDTYSAAFRKDVFQRMGGFDTRFPKANNEDTDLSYRLASAGCKMVFNPKAVVFHTHPATLAKYLKIKFWRGYWRMVVYRKYPHKAFKDTYTPNVLKLQTILMALSFPVCLLSIGDSRILPWLVSIWGVVWMSALPFSLKTYRKDKAAGLASPWIILLRSMVFAAGSLLGLLKSLIQPLK; encoded by the coding sequence ATGAAATCTGTAAAGAGCGGGAAGAACATCGAGTTCTCCGTTATCGTGCCTGCCTTCAATTCCGGAAGAACACTGCCCCTATGCCTTGAAGCGCTCGAACGGCAGGACCTGGACAGAGGGCGCTTTGAAATCATTGTCGTGGATGATGGCTCAACAGACAATACATCGGAGCTTGTGCAGCGGTTTGATGTTCGTTATGTGTTTCAGGATAACCGGGGGCCGGCAAGCGCCCGGAACGCCGGAGTCGATGTTGCGTCGGGCCAAATCGTTCTTTTTACGGATGCCGACTGTATGCCTTGTCCCGATTGGGTTGAAGAGATGGTGCGCCCATTTTCGGATGCCGGGATCGTTGCCGTAAAAGGGCGTTATCGAACGCGACAAACGGAATTGGTCGCCAGATTTGTGCAGATGGAATTTGAGGATCGCTATGACATGCTTCAAAGGTATGAGGCCATCGACATGATCGATACCTATTCCGCTGCCTTCCGAAAAGATGTATTTCAACGAATGGGCGGATTCGACACCAGATTTCCGAAAGCAAACAACGAAGATACGGACCTTTCCTATCGCCTGGCGTCAGCGGGCTGCAAAATGGTATTCAATCCGAAGGCGGTTGTCTTCCATACCCATCCGGCCACGCTTGCAAAATATCTGAAAATCAAATTCTGGAGAGGGTACTGGCGAATGGTTGTATACCGCAAATACCCCCATAAAGCCTTCAAGGACACGTACACACCCAATGTCCTGAAACTCCAGACCATTCTGATGGCATTGTCCTTTCCGGTATGCCTCCTTTCGATCGGGGATAGCCGCATCCTTCCATGGCTTGTATCGATTTGGGGTGTCGTATGGATGAGCGCCCTTCCGTTTTCACTGAAAACGTATCGAAAAGACAAGGCGGCAGGGC
- a CDS encoding DUF362 domain-containing protein, with the protein MNVEIRKANSLREIQTGVGEIFGCFYNVLPDSKDARILLKPNLNANMNALTGNTTDLRLIAAILMYLKDLGYHRITIGEGTNSGYYRNDISVISRLRIDRLARHFGVGVRDLNRDRPVDIAFENGIRAGVAETCFQSDFWINLPKIKTHFEVGMSVCLKNLMGCLVGQDNKKKTHQSLAKNIVNLNMQCKPQLHVIDGLIAMEGLGPTRGTPVHLGLILGGTDPFLLDMVCARIAGFNPLDILTLQEAESRGLIGKAHFEYVNHLNLDGLMKAFNMPRANILASFVHHPRRQKYFLAVRNTRLLTWLAATRGFGRLLFLSGLRQDNFIREEMRLDRLTWQSGRCEPGCTKCSDYCPLGLNPVIAIQNGDTRCIGCLYCFLVCPSRAIAFEGRLGFMAEQLRQYDELVRTVC; encoded by the coding sequence ATGAACGTTGAAATCAGAAAAGCGAATTCGCTCCGTGAAATTCAGACGGGCGTGGGCGAAATATTCGGCTGTTTTTATAATGTCCTGCCAGATTCCAAGGATGCCCGCATCCTGTTGAAACCCAATTTGAACGCCAATATGAATGCATTGACGGGAAATACCACCGATCTGCGCCTGATTGCTGCGATCCTGATGTATCTGAAGGACTTGGGGTATCATCGCATCACGATTGGCGAGGGAACCAACAGCGGATATTACCGGAATGACATCAGCGTGATCTCCCGCCTGAGAATCGACCGGCTGGCGCGCCACTTCGGTGTGGGCGTTCGTGATCTGAACCGGGATCGACCGGTGGATATCGCGTTTGAAAACGGAATTCGTGCAGGGGTTGCCGAAACCTGTTTTCAAAGTGATTTCTGGATCAATCTCCCGAAAATCAAAACCCATTTTGAAGTCGGGATGAGCGTTTGTTTGAAAAACCTGATGGGCTGTCTGGTCGGTCAGGACAACAAGAAGAAAACCCACCAGAGTCTAGCCAAAAATATCGTGAATCTCAATATGCAGTGCAAACCTCAGCTTCATGTCATCGACGGATTGATTGCAATGGAAGGACTGGGGCCGACGAGGGGAACGCCGGTACATCTCGGCCTGATTCTGGGCGGAACGGATCCCTTTCTGCTGGATATGGTCTGTGCTCGGATTGCCGGGTTCAATCCCCTGGATATTTTGACGCTTCAGGAGGCTGAATCCAGGGGCTTGATCGGCAAGGCCCATTTTGAATACGTGAACCATCTGAACCTGGACGGTTTGATGAAGGCATTCAACATGCCCAGGGCAAATATCCTGGCTTCTTTTGTTCATCACCCCAGACGTCAGAAATATTTTCTGGCGGTTCGCAATACCCGGCTCTTGACATGGCTTGCGGCAACCAGGGGATTCGGACGGCTGCTGTTTCTGAGCGGCCTGCGGCAGGACAATTTTATTCGGGAAGAAATGCGGCTGGATCGGCTGACCTGGCAGTCCGGGCGCTGCGAGCCGGGGTGCACAAAGTGTTCGGACTATTGTCCGCTCGGACTCAATCCGGTCATCGCTATTCAGAACGGCGATACCCGATGCATCGGATGTCTCTATTGTTTTCTGGTCTGCCCCAGCAGGGCCATTGCATTTGAAGGGCGGCTTGGGTTTATGGCGGAACAACTACGCCAGTACGATGAGCTTGTACGAACCGTTTGCTGA
- a CDS encoding glycosyltransferase family 9 protein yields the protein MYRIVNRKKLLMTQVADAIGYAMRRMLRRPIASGETGLLDPSSVKRILVIRTAYIGDVVMTLPILKPLKQRFPDARISFMTSSDAASLLKNNPYVDEVLEVNPFWFYSGKRWDWLRSLRSWRRCRFDLIIEARGDIRDLLFLVFLLRAGRKVSYAVGGGGFVLTDIVSHPRINHRVNYHLDLVKYLDCDVDPDNLEWDIYETAEETDCIRRILAEAGIPSSFWCAHPGSRLPLKRWMNERYAETFDRISETTGLPLVLLGTRGDAGNIQAICRLLKQRPYCLIGKLGLRELSGVIRRACLLVCNDSAPMHIAALVKTPTVALFGPSKSSQTGPFSPVARVVETPCMCRERCDEHACSNRGYHHCMKSIAVNDVVQSALELWKQTASFRQ from the coding sequence ATGTATCGTATCGTCAACCGCAAAAAACTGCTGATGACACAGGTTGCCGATGCGATTGGCTACGCCATGCGCCGAATGCTTCGCCGACCCATTGCTTCGGGCGAAACCGGCCTGCTCGATCCGAGCTCCGTAAAACGGATACTGGTGATTCGAACGGCATATATCGGTGACGTGGTGATGACGCTGCCGATATTGAAGCCCCTGAAACAGCGTTTTCCGGATGCCCGCATTTCATTCATGACTTCAAGTGATGCCGCCTCCTTGTTGAAGAACAATCCATACGTGGATGAGGTCCTGGAAGTGAATCCATTCTGGTTTTATTCCGGGAAGAGGTGGGATTGGTTGCGGTCCCTTCGATCCTGGAGAAGATGCCGATTCGATCTGATCATCGAAGCCCGCGGGGATATCCGGGATTTGCTGTTTTTGGTCTTTCTCCTGAGGGCTGGCCGGAAAGTGAGCTATGCGGTGGGCGGCGGCGGATTTGTGCTGACCGATATTGTCAGCCACCCGCGGATCAACCACCGGGTAAACTACCATCTGGATTTGGTGAAATACCTGGATTGCGATGTCGATCCCGACAATCTGGAATGGGATATCTATGAAACAGCAGAGGAAACGGATTGCATCCGCCGCATTCTGGCGGAAGCTGGGATACCGTCATCTTTCTGGTGTGCCCATCCTGGATCCCGATTGCCCTTGAAGCGATGGATGAATGAACGGTATGCAGAGACTTTCGATCGGATATCCGAAACGACCGGTCTGCCGCTGGTGTTGCTTGGAACTCGCGGGGATGCCGGAAATATCCAAGCGATTTGCAGGCTGTTGAAACAACGGCCCTACTGCCTGATCGGAAAATTGGGTTTGCGGGAATTGAGTGGCGTCATCAGAAGGGCTTGCCTGCTGGTTTGCAATGACAGCGCCCCGATGCATATCGCTGCATTGGTGAAAACGCCTACAGTAGCCCTCTTCGGCCCCTCCAAGTCTTCCCAGACCGGTCCGTTCAGCCCGGTGGCGCGCGTGGTCGAAACCCCGTGTATGTGCAGGGAACGATGCGACGAGCATGCCTGTTCGAACCGGGGTTATCACCATTGCATGAAATCAATAGCGGTAAACGATGTCGTCCAAAGCGCTTTGGAATTGTGGAAGCAAACGGCAAGTTTCAGACAATAA
- a CDS encoding lysophospholipid acyltransferase family protein, with protein MIVSESIARDMLRLVVWYPLRWVLTRAPVSWGVMILRTMGDIHYIVGRKKRAQLLENLSRLNRKMCCSDSVQYKRIIREYFRNHYVDHLMIFLLPRLKLADIDTHIELDGLHHLDRALSEKRGVILVHGHFGPVHLPLVCLSRMGYPMMQIGMPSDEGLSRIGKSVAFRLRLKYEARLSADIIHAKSFLRPVIQWLKQNGVLMITGDGTGTQDRTGRYDRFSFFGFPVLFPLGPAILSQKTGSALLPLFVVPGEKKLFRIVIEEPILTNTESADIRLTVSRFIRRLEHHVGNWPGYMHFLDRFEEGQWIEKWGVG; from the coding sequence ATGATCGTATCCGAGAGCATTGCCAGAGACATGCTGCGGCTTGTGGTCTGGTATCCCCTGAGATGGGTTCTCACCCGGGCACCCGTTTCATGGGGGGTGATGATCCTGCGGACGATGGGGGATATTCATTATATCGTTGGAAGGAAAAAACGCGCACAACTGCTCGAAAATCTCTCGCGGCTCAATCGGAAGATGTGTTGCAGTGATTCTGTGCAATACAAACGAATAATCCGGGAATATTTCCGCAACCATTATGTCGATCATCTGATGATCTTCTTGTTGCCGCGATTGAAGTTGGCCGACATTGACACCCATATCGAACTGGATGGTCTCCATCATTTGGATCGAGCTTTGAGCGAAAAGCGGGGGGTGATCCTGGTTCATGGTCATTTCGGCCCGGTTCATCTGCCCTTGGTCTGTCTCAGCCGGATGGGATATCCCATGATGCAGATCGGGATGCCTTCAGACGAAGGACTGAGCCGCATCGGCAAGTCTGTCGCATTCAGGCTTCGGCTCAAATACGAGGCCCGGCTTTCTGCGGATATCATTCATGCCAAATCCTTTCTGCGACCTGTCATTCAATGGCTGAAACAAAACGGTGTATTGATGATTACGGGCGATGGTACCGGTACGCAGGATCGTACGGGGCGATATGATCGGTTTTCCTTTTTTGGCTTTCCTGTTTTGTTTCCGCTTGGTCCTGCAATCTTGTCCCAAAAAACGGGAAGCGCCCTTCTGCCGTTATTTGTCGTACCCGGCGAGAAGAAGCTGTTCCGGATCGTGATCGAGGAGCCGATTCTGACCAATACCGAGTCCGCGGATATTCGGCTGACAGTGAGCCGATTTATCCGTCGGCTTGAACATCATGTGGGCAACTGGCCGGGATATATGCATTTTCTGGATCGGTTCGAAGAAGGCCAGTGGATCGAAAAATGGGGCGTTGGGTGA
- a CDS encoding B12-binding domain-containing radical SAM protein has product MRKDNVRVLLISPYPDITSFGLRTLSSYLRSNGVWTRLVFLPDPLGDDLVQGVERYSHVVLDELQRMALDVDLIGIGLMTNYFDNARQITAYLKQHVAAPIIWGGVHPTIRPLECLQFADWVCVGDGEEALLEVARKLHANERLDDIPNIWGEGETGIFQNPPRALTRDLDSFPFPDYSCKDHYILYQGHIRPLDMELIRRFLSHGTVSRHLGRIGYQTMTGRGCPHKCSYCINDAIKTLYGASGYLRWRSVGHVIAELKQAISQFPFIDFIWISDDAFLSRSLKSIQYFCDAYKKEIGLPFSCLASPLTVDAEKMEALVNAGLKYIQMGVQTGSSRMQAVFNRKSMNNAVMLSAMEIIHRYRDRMDPPSYDFILDVPYESLQDKIDSLRLIARIPKPFRLQPFALVLYPGTLLYEKAKTDGLIQNEIQDIYAKSYTMQSPTYTNLLVLAARNGRFPSRLLEILSTEPLVDFMENHFPRYAVKLLFIALKRVKKILRKLKGSS; this is encoded by the coding sequence ATGAGAAAGGACAATGTGCGTGTCCTGCTGATATCGCCGTATCCGGACATCACCTCTTTCGGCCTTCGAACGCTTTCTTCCTATTTGCGCTCGAATGGTGTTTGGACACGGCTGGTGTTCCTTCCCGACCCCCTGGGAGATGATCTGGTTCAGGGTGTTGAACGCTATTCGCATGTGGTGTTGGATGAACTGCAGCGGATGGCCCTCGACGTGGATTTGATCGGTATCGGGTTGATGACCAACTATTTCGACAATGCGCGGCAAATTACCGCATACTTGAAACAACATGTGGCTGCACCGATCATATGGGGAGGCGTGCATCCAACCATACGACCGCTTGAATGTCTCCAATTTGCCGATTGGGTATGTGTCGGAGACGGGGAAGAGGCCTTACTGGAGGTTGCCCGAAAGCTGCATGCAAACGAGCGCCTGGATGATATTCCCAACATCTGGGGAGAAGGGGAGACGGGGATTTTTCAGAATCCACCCCGAGCCCTGACCCGGGATCTGGATAGCTTTCCATTTCCGGATTACTCCTGCAAGGATCATTACATCCTGTATCAGGGGCATATACGCCCGCTGGACATGGAATTGATCCGCCGTTTTCTTTCACATGGAACGGTATCCAGGCATCTTGGCCGGATCGGCTATCAGACCATGACGGGCAGGGGATGCCCGCATAAATGCAGTTACTGCATCAACGATGCGATCAAAACGCTTTATGGAGCGAGTGGGTATTTGCGATGGCGCTCTGTGGGGCATGTCATCGCTGAACTGAAACAGGCAATCAGCCAATTTCCCTTTATCGATTTTATCTGGATTTCCGATGATGCATTTCTGAGCAGAAGTTTGAAGAGCATCCAGTATTTTTGCGACGCGTATAAAAAAGAGATCGGGCTTCCTTTTTCTTGTTTGGCCAGCCCGCTTACCGTTGATGCGGAAAAAATGGAAGCATTGGTCAATGCCGGTCTCAAGTACATCCAGATGGGGGTCCAGACCGGCAGCTCGAGAATGCAAGCCGTATTCAATCGGAAATCGATGAACAATGCCGTTATGCTCTCGGCAATGGAAATCATTCATCGATATCGGGATCGAATGGATCCGCCAAGCTATGATTTTATCCTGGATGTTCCCTATGAATCTTTGCAGGACAAGATCGACAGTCTCCGCCTGATCGCACGAATCCCGAAACCTTTCAGGCTGCAACCATTCGCGCTGGTTCTCTACCCGGGAACGCTGCTGTATGAAAAGGCCAAAACCGATGGACTGATCCAAAACGAAATTCAGGATATTTATGCCAAAAGCTACACCATGCAGTCCCCGACATACACAAACCTGCTGGTGCTTGCTGCCAGAAACGGTCGATTTCCATCCCGCTTGCTGGAAATACTCTCTACCGAACCGCTTGTCGATTTCATGGAAAATCACTTTCCCCGATATGCCGTGAAGCTGCTGTTCATTGCGTTGAAACGGGTCAAGAAAATACTGCGGAAGTTGAAAGGAAGCAGTTGA
- a CDS encoding B12-binding domain-containing radical SAM protein: protein MKVLLIQSYLGMAETPVYPIGLACLKAELHDCDVRVFDPNLPMHGSVSPYEMLSAVLADFCPQVVGISLRNIDSTNKRKVVFYFTEFVRLLRFVKTRTQAVIVVGGAGFSMFAEVIMKACPEIDFGVFLEGEKTFHELVRHLQSPEAVKSLYYRKYGEIRFTGPGEPFGFEALPDPDMTVVRLPAYLPFADSIGIETKRGCPFQCIYCPYGFLNGKSYRLKDPARIVDQLEYLAKTCGLTQFTFTDSIFNIPVDHAEAILRKLVDRRLTLQWSAWFHERELDETFIQLAIEAGCTKFIFSPDGFSDPALAALGKKLSKTDILRGFHLMAKTSGCEISYNFFKNPPKQSLSAFLALIGFCLKAKWKMGRRVHFEFNSLRVEPHTVLYDMAVAEGIVKREDDVLHPVYYTQRRTKYIEHLFNLALRFAGK, encoded by the coding sequence TTGAAGGTATTGCTGATCCAATCGTATTTGGGAATGGCCGAAACGCCGGTCTATCCGATCGGCCTGGCGTGCCTGAAAGCCGAGCTGCACGATTGTGACGTTCGGGTCTTCGATCCGAATCTTCCGATGCACGGCTCTGTATCGCCATACGAAATGCTTTCCGCGGTTTTAGCCGATTTCTGCCCTCAGGTAGTAGGCATATCACTTCGAAACATCGATTCCACCAACAAGCGGAAGGTGGTGTTTTATTTTACGGAATTTGTTCGATTGCTGCGGTTTGTCAAAACCCGGACGCAGGCCGTGATCGTTGTGGGTGGCGCAGGTTTTTCCATGTTTGCCGAGGTGATCATGAAGGCATGTCCGGAGATCGATTTCGGCGTATTCCTGGAAGGAGAAAAGACGTTTCATGAGCTGGTTCGGCATTTGCAATCTCCGGAAGCCGTGAAATCACTGTATTATCGGAAATACGGAGAAATCCGATTTACCGGCCCGGGGGAGCCATTTGGCTTTGAGGCATTGCCGGATCCCGATATGACTGTTGTCCGGCTACCGGCCTACCTGCCGTTTGCGGATTCGATCGGTATCGAGACCAAACGGGGATGCCCATTCCAATGCATTTATTGTCCATACGGTTTCCTGAACGGCAAATCTTACCGGTTGAAAGACCCGGCGCGTATTGTCGATCAACTGGAATACTTGGCGAAAACCTGCGGTCTAACGCAATTTACCTTTACCGATTCGATCTTCAACATTCCGGTGGATCATGCCGAGGCGATCTTGCGCAAGCTGGTGGATCGGAGGCTGACCCTTCAGTGGTCTGCCTGGTTTCATGAACGGGAACTGGATGAAACATTCATCCAATTGGCCATCGAAGCCGGGTGTACAAAGTTTATTTTTTCTCCAGACGGATTTTCGGATCCAGCTCTGGCTGCACTGGGCAAGAAGCTTTCGAAAACAGATATCCTGAGGGGATTTCACCTGATGGCCAAAACCAGTGGGTGCGAAATCAGTTACAATTTTTTTAAAAATCCCCCCAAACAATCCTTGTCCGCTTTTTTGGCCTTGATCGGATTTTGCTTGAAAGCCAAATGGAAGATGGGAAGACGGGTCCATTTCGAATTCAATTCGCTTCGGGTTGAGCCGCATACCGTTTTGTATGACATGGCTGTTGCGGAAGGAATTGTGAAACGGGAAGACGATGTCTTGCATCCTGTCTATTATACGCAAAGAAGGACGAAGTATATCGAACATCTGTTTAATTTGGCGCTGCGATTTGCAGGGAAATGA
- a CDS encoding B12-binding domain-containing radical SAM protein, protein MKALLLNPPFLPKFSRPQRSPAVTKSGTLYYPIWLAYATGVLEQDWVAATLLDAPARGFSLTDTVSYAASMKPDLVVMDTSTPSIQNDMLVAMKLRDAIPDCFIVMVGTHVSALAEETLLTCDAIDAVARREYEYTIRDLSRVLRQNRVDRNRNDGLQGIGGLSYRMNGHVVHNPDRVYIAHLDNLPWVSTVYQKHLNIRDYFNPNALYPMVTLITSRGCPFRCSFCLYPQTLTGRRYRFRSIADVLDEIEFVVRTFPDAQSIFFEDDTLTANKQRCLQFADGIVQRGIRIPWTANSRIEVDLETMIRIRAAGCRQLCVGFESGSQQVLDSMKKGIQIERMQRFMRDARQAGILIHGCFMVGFPGETAESVQQTIDLAIRLKPDTVQFYPVMVYPGTEAYDSYLRKGWITSRDYRDWVTTEGLHNCVVRNEFLTSRDLVRLCDLARRRFYLRPGYILYKLRQMLERPSEVIRTVKAARTFCRHLLVGSRV, encoded by the coding sequence ATGAAAGCCCTCTTGCTCAACCCACCATTTTTACCCAAGTTTTCTCGACCCCAGCGAAGTCCAGCTGTCACCAAAAGCGGAACCCTGTATTATCCGATCTGGCTTGCCTATGCCACGGGCGTGCTGGAACAGGACTGGGTGGCGGCCACCCTGCTCGATGCACCTGCCAGGGGATTTTCCCTGACCGACACGGTGTCCTATGCAGCATCCATGAAGCCCGATCTCGTCGTCATGGACACCAGCACCCCCAGCATTCAAAACGATATGCTGGTTGCTATGAAGCTCCGGGATGCGATTCCGGATTGCTTTATCGTTATGGTGGGAACACATGTTTCTGCGCTTGCCGAAGAAACCCTTCTGACATGCGATGCCATCGATGCCGTTGCCAGAAGGGAATACGAATATACGATTCGGGATTTAAGCAGAGTGTTGAGGCAGAATCGGGTTGATCGAAACCGGAACGATGGGCTTCAGGGTATAGGCGGTCTTTCTTACCGAATGAATGGGCATGTCGTTCACAATCCGGATCGGGTTTATATCGCTCACCTGGACAACCTGCCCTGGGTCAGCACGGTTTACCAGAAGCATCTGAATATCAGGGATTATTTTAACCCGAATGCCTTGTACCCGATGGTGACGCTGATCACAAGCCGCGGATGTCCTTTCCGGTGCAGTTTCTGTTTGTATCCCCAGACATTGACCGGCAGGCGGTACCGTTTTCGCAGTATTGCGGATGTGTTGGACGAAATCGAATTTGTCGTTCGGACATTTCCGGACGCGCAGTCGATATTTTTTGAAGATGATACCCTGACCGCGAATAAACAGCGCTGCCTTCAATTTGCGGACGGGATTGTACAACGGGGAATCCGAATTCCCTGGACCGCCAATTCCCGCATCGAAGTGGATCTGGAAACCATGATCCGGATCCGGGCCGCCGGATGCCGGCAGTTGTGTGTCGGGTTTGAAAGCGGCAGTCAGCAGGTGCTCGATTCCATGAAAAAAGGCATCCAAATCGAGCGGATGCAGCGGTTCATGCGTGATGCCAGGCAAGCCGGGATATTGATTCATGGCTGCTTCATGGTCGGATTTCCCGGAGAGACGGCAGAAAGCGTTCAACAAACCATCGATCTGGCGATCCGGCTCAAACCGGACACGGTGCAGTTTTATCCGGTAATGGTTTATCCGGGCACGGAAGCCTACGACAGCTATTTGCGCAAAGGCTGGATCACCTCCCGAGACTACCGGGACTGGGTGACAACGGAGGGCCTCCACAATTGCGTCGTACGCAATGAATTTCTGACGTCCCGAGATTTGGTCCGACTGTGCGATCTGGCGCGAAGGCGCTTTTATCTCCGACCGGGCTATATCCTCTATAAGTTGAGGCAGATGCTGGAGAGGCCATCGGAGGTGATCCGGACTGTCAAGGCAGCCAGGACGTTTTGCCGGCATCTTCTGGTCGGATCCAGGGTGTAG